In a single window of the Flavobacterium sp. W4I14 genome:
- a CDS encoding hypothetical protein (product_source=Hypo-rule applied; pfam=PF16286), with protein sequence MKLPITIFMLFICTVVRAEKITSSIDSRVELLSIVFRLAGNPEYNMKFAKSYISDIHNYFDKYKNDPVINFAKELHEQKNMGFSKVMFLAVRLQFTSDNFALIRESENGLKGKWEMADAVKFVKLLNEFYHASHFNDFFSAHKQTYAQATSQFDHSIATFDQNWYLDYYGDHEVNYKLVIGLANGGANYGPSVHPIGEKKLVYAIMGSWTFNEAGLPSYPQETYLAYLIHEFNHSFVDHLLEDNADMQNRLKLSGEILLNSKRAEMKLEGYEDWQSVINESLVRASVIRYMIDHKASDKEVQQEINKQIGKGFVWTKDLVDLLGEYETSRTEYPSFKSFYPRLYSFFDSKAKYLNR encoded by the coding sequence ATGAAGTTACCTATTACTATTTTCATGCTCTTTATCTGTACGGTCGTCAGGGCTGAAAAAATAACCTCATCCATAGATAGCCGTGTTGAGCTCTTAAGCATTGTATTCCGCCTCGCCGGAAACCCCGAATATAACATGAAATTTGCAAAAAGTTACATTAGTGATATCCACAATTATTTCGATAAATATAAGAATGATCCAGTCATCAATTTTGCAAAAGAACTCCATGAGCAAAAGAATATGGGCTTTTCGAAGGTGATGTTTCTTGCTGTACGACTACAGTTTACCAGCGATAATTTCGCTTTGATCAGGGAATCGGAAAATGGCCTTAAAGGGAAATGGGAAATGGCAGATGCTGTGAAATTTGTGAAGCTATTAAATGAGTTTTATCATGCCTCACATTTCAATGACTTTTTCAGTGCGCATAAACAAACATATGCTCAGGCGACCAGTCAATTTGATCATTCTATAGCCACATTTGATCAGAATTGGTACCTTGATTATTATGGCGATCATGAAGTTAATTACAAATTAGTCATAGGGCTTGCCAATGGCGGTGCCAATTATGGACCAAGCGTTCATCCGATTGGTGAAAAGAAACTGGTTTATGCAATAATGGGTTCCTGGACGTTTAACGAAGCTGGACTTCCGTCATATCCGCAAGAAACCTATTTAGCCTACCTGATACACGAATTCAACCATTCCTTTGTTGATCACCTGCTCGAGGATAATGCTGATATGCAGAACCGGCTAAAACTAAGTGGGGAGATTTTGCTAAATTCAAAAAGGGCAGAGATGAAACTGGAGGGCTATGAAGACTGGCAAAGCGTTATCAATGAATCTTTGGTAAGAGCATCTGTTATAAGATACATGATCGATCACAAGGCGTCAGATAAGGAAGTACAGCAAGAAATCAATAAACAAATTGGCAAGGGGTTCGTATGGACAAAAGATTTAGTAGATCTTTTGGGAGAATATGAAACATCGCGAACTGAGTATCCAAGTTTTAAAAGCTTTTATCCGCGCCTATATTCTTTTTTTGATTCAAAAGCCAAATATTTAAATCGTTGA
- a CDS encoding quinol monooxygenase YgiN (product_source=COG1359; cath_funfam=3.20.20.70; cog=COG1359; superfamily=54909): MEKFALLARLEAKPGKEQEVADFIKSALPLAQAETETVRWYALQIGVSTFGIFDTFTDESGHDAHLGGEIAKALMAKAPELLAGNPIIEKVDLLAIK; this comes from the coding sequence ATGGAAAAATTTGCATTACTTGCACGCCTGGAAGCTAAACCCGGCAAAGAACAGGAAGTCGCTGATTTCATCAAAAGCGCTTTGCCCTTGGCTCAGGCCGAAACAGAAACCGTGCGTTGGTATGCACTTCAGATTGGAGTATCCACTTTTGGTATTTTCGACACTTTTACGGATGAGTCTGGCCACGATGCACACCTTGGCGGTGAGATTGCCAAAGCACTCATGGCTAAAGCGCCTGAATTATTGGCTGGCAATCCGATAATAGAAAAAGTTGACTTACTGGCGATCAAATAA
- a CDS encoding hypothetical protein (product_source=Hypo-rule applied) — protein MGFFRLLESSLRQWGMMFMHDLEKMMDQKLKGKTSHEDQEWLRSRAVRRIAVLWIFLQPPCKISVLEDKYGIKK, from the coding sequence ATGGGATTTTTTCGTTTACTGGAATCTTCACTAAGACAGTGGGGAATGATGTTTATGCATGATTTAGAAAAAATGATGGATCAAAAACTAAAAGGAAAAACTAGTCATGAAGATCAAGAATGGCTTCGTAGCAGAGCTGTTCGCCGTATTGCCGTATTATGGATATTTCTCCAGCCACCTTGCAAAATATCCGTATTAGAGGACAAATACGGTATAAAAAAATAA